TGAGATTTTCTATTACTGTCACGCCTCTACTACCAACTTTGCCAGAACACCAAGTAGGTTTTATCAGAAAACTAGAAATTGCAGATAGGGTGGTAATTCAGGAATTTCATGCAAGCCATACTCGTTCCCTTGTAGCAGGAACGCGAGAGGAAGCTCAAGCAATTAAGGAGAAATACGGTTGGTGGTATGACAACGAGCGAGTAAGCTATCTGAAGTTTAAAGAAAAGTTAGATTCTCTATTGAGTGGCGTGGAAATTAAAGAAGGAAAAGAGGGTTTTGGTTATGACTAATGTGATTGCAAATTGGTGGCGATCGCGCCAGTTTCACACTGCTATTAAGCAAAATAACACTCGCCTTGCCGAGCGACTGTTAGAAGATATACAAAAATCAGGTGCAAAGCTATCTGTTCTAGAGAAATTATTTAAAGACAAGCTAAGATTTGAGCAGTCTTCGCGGGACTACAAGCAACAGGTAGCGGGTTTATATCGAGAAATAGGTCAAACTGACCTCGAAAAAACATCGCCCCAGTTTGTAGATTTTATATCAAGCAATTTTAAGCTAATTGAGCATGATGCAAATTTAATTCAATGTACTGGTATTGACCAATCTATTTTTGAAGACTTAGAACTTAACTTAGTAGAGTATTTAAATTCTGAATTTGATAAAATTATTCCCCAAAGGTTGACATTAGAGCTGAAAGCAGCACAAGAAGATATCGAGGGGCTAAAATCTGGACAAGACCCAGAATATGGTTATAATCTAACTCCTCATGTCTACTTTATGAAATATTTTTTAGAAAATGTCTATGGGGCTTATCTTGCTTGGTTTTTAATATATAAGTATGGCTTGCTAAAAGCAAAGATTAACATCCTTGACATTGCTGCTGGCCCCGCAACAAGCGCCTACGGATTGGCTTTACTACTACAAAGTAGTAAAGATGCCAGCTTACAAAATAAGATGCACATTTCTTATTATTCTCTAGAACAACAAGCTTCATTTCAGTATCGAGGGCTTCAATTTTGGCGTCGATATATAGAACCACAGCAGACAGGCATAAATGCTTATTTCCGATTTGAAACTGGCGACATTTTAAATTACAGCGCTCGCATAAATAAATTGCCAGAATATTTTTTTGATTTTATAGTTATCTCTCACGGCTTCTTTTTTGATACAGATAAAAGAGCAAATTCTTATAGAATTTATAGGGAAATTTTTGAGAAAGGATTGAAATCAACAGGTTATGTGTTGCTCATAGTTCAAGGCAGGAAACTATTAAACGGTTATAATGTTCGTCAAAATGACGTTGGCGATCGCGAGGGAGAGGTGATAAGAAAATTTGTAGCAGATTTAGGGTTAAACCTGGAGTGGTACAAATACATGACTTCTACAGGTAAAAGGATACCTATGGGTTCTGGGTTCGCCAAGTTTGCCAGCGAAAATCTACCCCACAAAAAATATATGGGTAAATTAATGCGGCAGTATCTGGGAATAAAATATGACTCAACTTATGTTTTAGATGATTATATAATCTTAGCTAAAAAATAGTTAAGTATGATGAGCAGTACCCTTGCGCCAGAGTCTTGGAACAAGGATTTTTGGCAGCAGGCTAGAACGAGAAAATAGCGCTATTAGAAGCAAAAATCATCTAGTTACATTTAGTTCCTTAACCAAGCTTTTGGATAGTGCAGCATAGTAGGCAATGCTACTATCCTCACCAACTACATTACTATAGCCTTAGAGAGTAGACTGTATAAAGCCTTGTGACAAATCAACAGTCGTGCAGGGCAACGGGGCATCAAGTGAAATCAGGGATGTTGAAGCAGCTACAAAAGCTCCAACCCAAGCTATTAGTGTTTACTTTTGGGGCATCTTTGCTGCCAGCAATGCTGCTAACTGCCGTCGCGTGGCAGTTTGTGCAGAAGCCGCTTATCGACTTAGAAAAAACTCGACTTGACGATCAAGTATTAGCCTTTCGCGGCTACACTGCTGCAACAGAAAAAGGGTTGCAAAACTTAACATCAGGCTATGCAATTTGGACAGATTTATTCAATGCGATCGCCCAAGAAAATCGAGATTGGATCAAAACAGAGGTGTCTGACCAACTTATTCTCTCTACCGATGTAGACGCTGTGCAAATTGTCAGCCGCAAAGGAGAGATTTTGGGATATCGGGGTGATACTTTGCGCGTGCCTGCTGTAGCTTCAAGGGTGGCAGCGGTAGTCGCCAGCAGCAAATCTGCGATTGAGTTGATGGATACGAGCGATCGCGGGTTATTAATAATATCAGTAGCGCCAATCTACAAAAGCGATCGCACTGGGAATTCGCCTGGAACTTTAATTCTGGGCCAGAAAATGGATGAAGCTTGGCTGCGTAACTTTCTCAATTTCTCTCAACCCACCACTAAGCTACAAGTAATTTCTCTCGACGGCAAATCCATAACTTCTAGCAATGCCAAAGTCAGTATTGACCCTTGGGAAACGACAAATTTTACAAACCAAGTATTACCAGCAATTCAAAAAGGTCAGTCAGTCTATCGCATTGAGCCCAGCTCTGGTTTGAATACAATTTATGCTCCCATTACTTCGCAAAATAAGCATATAGCGATCGCCAAAATTCAGATTGTCTCAAAATATTTTAATCAAGCATCCCTCACCCTCAACCGCCTGATTTGGATGGGGTTAGCTTTGGCTAGCTTGCTTTCAGTCGCGATCGCTCACCTGCTAGCCAAACAAATCGGCGAACCCATTATCTTATTAGCAAAACGCAGCAAAACACTAGCCGCAGGCGATTTAACTACCCCAATCCCCGGCGTCAGTGCAGGGGGAGAAATCGGTCAACTTGCTAATGCCTATCAAGAAATGGCCCAAGCACTCAAAACACTGATTGATAACCTAGAACAAAGAGTTGCGGAACGAACCCACGAACTAGAACAAGAACGTAATACCTTAGAAGATCGAGTCTATAAACGCACGCAAGAATTCTGGAAAAAAAACTACCAATTACAGCAGACTCACGACCAACTAGAGCTACTAAATAGTGAATTAATCGCCCAAGCGAACCAACTGCGTGAAGCACTACGCAACCTAAAAATAGCTCAGGCACAACTGATTCATAC
The nucleotide sequence above comes from Microcoleus sp. FACHB-831. Encoded proteins:
- a CDS encoding photosystem II assembly protein, coding for MTNVIANWWRSRQFHTAIKQNNTRLAERLLEDIQKSGAKLSVLEKLFKDKLRFEQSSRDYKQQVAGLYREIGQTDLEKTSPQFVDFISSNFKLIEHDANLIQCTGIDQSIFEDLELNLVEYLNSEFDKIIPQRLTLELKAAQEDIEGLKSGQDPEYGYNLTPHVYFMKYFLENVYGAYLAWFLIYKYGLLKAKINILDIAAGPATSAYGLALLLQSSKDASLQNKMHISYYSLEQQASFQYRGLQFWRRYIEPQQTGINAYFRFETGDILNYSARINKLPEYFFDFIVISHGFFFDTDKRANSYRIYREIFEKGLKSTGYVLLIVQGRKLLNGYNVRQNDVGDREGEVIRKFVADLGLNLEWYKYMTSTGKRIPMGSGFAKFASENLPHKKYMGKLMRQYLGIKYDSTYVLDDYIILAKK
- a CDS encoding ATP-binding protein, with product MTNQQSCRATGHQVKSGMLKQLQKLQPKLLVFTFGASLLPAMLLTAVAWQFVQKPLIDLEKTRLDDQVLAFRGYTAATEKGLQNLTSGYAIWTDLFNAIAQENRDWIKTEVSDQLILSTDVDAVQIVSRKGEILGYRGDTLRVPAVASRVAAVVASSKSAIELMDTSDRGLLIISVAPIYKSDRTGNSPGTLILGQKMDEAWLRNFLNFSQPTTKLQVISLDGKSITSSNAKVSIDPWETTNFTNQVLPAIQKGQSVYRIEPSSGLNTIYAPITSQNKHIAIAKIQIVSKYFNQASLTLNRLIWMGLALASLLSVAIAHLLAKQIGEPIILLAKRSKTLAAGDLTTPIPGVSAGGEIGQLANAYQEMAQALKTLIDNLEQRVAERTHELEQERNTLEDRVYKRTQEFWKKNYQLQQTHDQLELLNSELIAQANQLREALRNLKIAQAQLIHTEKMSSLGQLVAGIAHEINNPINFIYANLIYVNDYTQNLLRLVQRYQQSYTDPQLEKYTEEIELDFLIEDLPKILSSMNTGAERVRQIVLSLHNFSRLDQAGMKQVDIHEGIDSSLLILQSRLQSSAVNRTDDSLDIQVIKQYGELPHIECYPGQMNQVFINVLSNAVDSLLSLKDKNNKKIYVKTEINEYQVVKIKIKDNGSGIPEEVISKVFDPFFTTKPVGKGIGLGLTISYQILQQHQGRIDITSQPGQGTEVILELPIKKVM